One stretch of Microbacterium terrae DNA includes these proteins:
- a CDS encoding NUDIX hydrolase, producing MPTAADPTSARAQLSALVAAGAGSGAVGRDWPLPRDARPAAVLMLFGVLDDLPSDRVGAAPVSRDLDVLLLARASTLRSHAGQVAFPGGRIDPGDEDAVAAALREAREETGLDPAGVDVLGTLAAVPLDYSRHLVTPVVGWWRHPSPVDVVDEAESSAVFRAPVADLLDPSRRGVTVLRRGGDEWRGPGFLVPHATGAHLVWGFTAMLLDGVFDRLGWTEPWDRARELPLVGLGAVDPEV from the coding sequence ATGCCGACAGCTGCCGATCCGACGTCCGCACGGGCACAGCTCTCGGCTCTGGTCGCGGCGGGTGCGGGGAGCGGCGCCGTCGGTCGCGACTGGCCCCTGCCGCGTGATGCCCGCCCTGCGGCGGTGCTGATGCTGTTCGGCGTGCTCGACGACCTGCCGAGCGATCGGGTCGGCGCCGCGCCCGTGTCGCGCGACCTCGACGTGCTCCTGCTCGCCCGCGCGTCGACGCTGCGCTCGCACGCGGGCCAGGTCGCGTTCCCAGGTGGGCGCATCGATCCCGGCGACGAGGATGCCGTCGCCGCGGCACTGCGCGAAGCCCGCGAGGAGACCGGCCTCGACCCCGCCGGTGTCGACGTGCTCGGAACCCTCGCCGCCGTGCCGTTGGACTACTCGCGGCACCTGGTCACCCCGGTCGTCGGCTGGTGGCGGCATCCGTCGCCTGTCGATGTCGTCGACGAGGCCGAGTCGTCGGCGGTGTTCCGTGCGCCGGTGGCGGACCTGCTCGATCCTTCGCGGCGCGGCGTGACGGTGCTCCGGCGGGGCGGCGACGAGTGGCGAGGGCCGGGGTTCCTGGTGCCGCATGCGACCGGCGCCCACCTGGTGTGGGGGTTCACCGCGATGCTGCTCGACGGCGTGTTCGACCGACTCGGCTGGACCGAGCCGTGGGACCGGGCGCGCGAGCTGCCGCTCGTCGGTCTCGGCGCGGTCGATCCCGAGGTGTGA
- a CDS encoding dihydrofolate reductase family protein — translation MSISLDAVGSGHNQTEERPFGDVAPEDLHRWMFDTPDESRAEIDAIVSAGAYIMGRNMFGPVRGEWTGDWRGWWGPNPPYHRPVFVLTHHPRESLEVEGGTTFHFVTDGIHAALERAKDAAGDGTVHIAGGPTTANAYLAAGLVDELMLQISPTVIGGGLRLFDGVGPLELEQISVRPVSLATHVRYRVVRPE, via the coding sequence ATGTCCATCTCCCTCGACGCCGTCGGCTCGGGGCACAACCAGACCGAGGAGCGCCCATTCGGCGACGTGGCGCCGGAAGACCTCCACCGCTGGATGTTCGACACCCCCGACGAGAGCCGGGCCGAGATCGACGCGATCGTGTCGGCGGGTGCGTACATCATGGGCCGGAACATGTTCGGTCCGGTCCGCGGGGAGTGGACGGGTGACTGGCGCGGCTGGTGGGGGCCGAACCCGCCGTACCACCGGCCGGTTTTCGTGCTGACGCACCACCCGCGGGAGTCGCTCGAGGTGGAGGGCGGCACGACGTTCCACTTCGTGACCGACGGCATCCACGCGGCACTCGAGAGGGCGAAGGATGCCGCGGGCGACGGCACCGTGCACATCGCCGGCGGCCCGACCACCGCCAACGCCTACCTGGCCGCGGGGCTCGTCGACGAACTCATGCTGCAGATCTCGCCGACCGTGATCGGGGGCGGACTGCGGCTCTTCGACGGTGTCGGGCCGTTGGAACTCGAGCAGATCTCGGTCCGTCCGGTATCGCTTGCCACCCACGTGCGGTACCGGGTGGTGCGGCCGGAGTGA
- a CDS encoding PH domain-containing protein: MEAALLMTWTLQQEIPVPTDVTPLLVEGEQPVASFKTFRDSATFTTKRLIVRDAQGITGKKVEVYSLPYRSIEMWSSENAGKLDWNSEIELWTKAGHIKIKLGKGADVRRLDSLLAWAVLQQH, translated from the coding sequence ATGGAAGCCGCACTGCTCATGACCTGGACGCTCCAGCAGGAGATCCCCGTTCCCACCGATGTGACGCCGCTGCTCGTGGAGGGCGAGCAGCCCGTCGCGTCGTTCAAGACGTTCCGCGACTCCGCCACCTTCACGACCAAGCGGCTGATCGTGCGCGACGCCCAGGGCATCACCGGGAAGAAGGTCGAGGTGTATTCGCTGCCGTACCGCTCGATCGAGATGTGGTCGTCGGAGAACGCCGGCAAGCTCGACTGGAACTCCGAGATCGAGCTGTGGACGAAAGCCGGCCACATCAAGATCAAGCTCGGGAAGGGTGCAGACGTTCGGCGCCTCGACAGCCTGCTCGCCTGGGCGGTGCTGCAGCAGCATTGA
- a CDS encoding DUF6176 family protein: protein MADDAVPRIPFRPVPRDFAGHAMPATVPPGLRLELSRSRVVDGKEVELEEWMSMLTQRYDECVETLPAERAVFEATFKHREADGSLWIYHLALMGEDGGGLDESNPVDAAHAAYSRRVKEPGWEELEPMFMLTPAHLRDAMERWGGSGRVE from the coding sequence ATGGCTGATGATGCTGTGCCGCGCATCCCGTTCCGTCCCGTGCCGCGTGATTTCGCAGGCCATGCGATGCCGGCGACGGTGCCGCCCGGGCTGCGCCTCGAGCTGAGTCGCTCCCGTGTCGTGGACGGCAAGGAGGTCGAGCTCGAGGAGTGGATGTCGATGCTCACCCAGCGCTACGACGAATGCGTCGAGACGCTGCCGGCCGAGCGTGCGGTGTTCGAAGCGACGTTCAAGCACCGCGAAGCGGATGGTTCGCTCTGGATCTATCACCTGGCGTTGATGGGCGAAGACGGCGGCGGCTTGGACGAGTCGAATCCGGTCGACGCCGCGCATGCCGCCTACAGCCGTCGCGTCAAGGAACCCGGTTGGGAAGAGCTCGAGCCGATGTTCATGCTCACTCCGGCGCATCTGCGCGACGCCATGGAGCGGTGGGGTGGCTCTGGGCGGGTGGAGTAG
- a CDS encoding FBP domain-containing protein: MQPLTDTQIRASFINASRSERKNLSLPADFDSLDWDRLDYLGWRDPKLPQVAYLVASIDGEPAALLLRRTDARPRTRPQCSWCSDIHLPNDVVMYVTKRAGDAGRRGDTVGTLICEDFECSQNVRKLPPLAYTGFDREAARDRRIDALRASVEAFVRDVRGD; encoded by the coding sequence ATGCAGCCTCTCACCGACACCCAGATCCGCGCCTCCTTCATCAACGCCTCGCGCAGCGAGCGCAAGAACCTCAGCCTCCCGGCGGACTTCGACTCGCTGGACTGGGACCGCCTCGACTACCTCGGCTGGCGCGACCCGAAGCTGCCGCAGGTTGCGTACCTCGTCGCCTCGATCGACGGCGAACCGGCCGCGCTGCTGCTGCGCCGCACCGATGCACGACCCCGCACGCGTCCGCAGTGCTCGTGGTGCAGCGACATCCACCTGCCGAACGACGTCGTGATGTACGTCACGAAGCGCGCGGGCGACGCCGGCCGCCGCGGCGACACCGTCGGCACCCTCATCTGCGAGGACTTCGAGTGCTCGCAGAACGTGCGCAAGCTCCCGCCGCTCGCCTACACCGGGTTCGACCGCGAGGCGGCGCGCGACCGCCGCATCGACGCCCTGCGTGCAAGCGTGGAGGCCTTCGTGCGCGATGTGCGGGGCGACTGA
- the helR gene encoding RNA polymerase recycling motor ATPase HelR, translating into MTETPVFDLPPNLSAKADRALIAADVEHFAAIDVALRTQLADLTARLEVTRLAPARGGQLALDRDLEVHRLTARIRALRRFGLDACLGRVVPADGSPPTYIGRFGLSDADGRRLLVDWRAPAAEPYFAATFADPRGLASRRRYRWGGGRVRDYWDEAFTAEAAASGTALDDESAFIASLGTSRSPRMRDVLSTIQADQDAIIRADSAGALVVDGGPGTGKTVVALHRAAYLLHADARLGEGHGGVLVVGPHEPYLAFVADVLPALGEDSVQTCTLRDLVREGADAAPEGDPRIARLKADARLVDAIEPAVRLYEEPPTRDLVVATPWMDLLVTATDWAESFASAEPGLPHNDARDQVWESLLDILADQVDPDAVAPHLLRRALVQNEELGRAFTRAWPLVEASVLVADLWTVPAYLRRCAPWLSPDEVAALQRPAGSAWTLADLPLLDAARRRLGDPAASRDRRVRRARLDAEREYMAQVVDRLKEAGDELMQWMDGDDLRNSLVDEAVLTPRDADLLAGPFAHVIVDEAQELTDAQWRMLLARCPSRSFTIVGDRAQARHGFTESWEERLDRVGFTRVRRAELRVNYRTPAEVMAEAEPVIRAAIPDANVPTSIRSSGIAVRRGTVGELRDVLEEWLAAHAEGVACVILAADGGVLNCGTVDGGVLNCGTVDGGVLDGGAVDGGVLEDAAALLDEAKTDAGFWSDVADSSRVRVLTPETAKGLEFDLVVLVEPERFGDGIEGAVDRYVAMTRATSTLVVLE; encoded by the coding sequence GTGACCGAGACCCCCGTCTTCGACCTGCCCCCGAACCTGTCGGCGAAGGCCGACCGCGCCCTGATCGCCGCCGACGTCGAGCACTTCGCCGCGATCGACGTCGCGCTGCGCACCCAGCTCGCCGACCTGACTGCACGCCTGGAGGTCACGCGCCTCGCCCCGGCGCGCGGTGGGCAGCTCGCCCTCGATCGTGACCTCGAGGTGCACCGTCTCACGGCGCGGATCCGGGCGCTGCGCCGGTTCGGACTCGATGCGTGCCTCGGCCGCGTGGTTCCCGCCGACGGGTCGCCCCCGACCTACATCGGCCGGTTCGGACTGTCGGATGCCGATGGCCGGCGCCTGCTCGTGGACTGGCGCGCCCCCGCCGCCGAGCCGTACTTCGCCGCGACGTTCGCCGACCCGCGCGGCCTCGCCTCACGCCGGCGCTACCGGTGGGGCGGCGGACGCGTCCGCGATTACTGGGATGAGGCGTTCACCGCGGAGGCAGCCGCCTCGGGCACGGCGCTCGACGACGAGTCCGCGTTCATCGCGAGCCTCGGCACGAGCCGTTCGCCCCGGATGCGCGACGTGCTGAGCACGATCCAGGCGGATCAGGATGCGATCATCCGAGCGGACTCGGCGGGCGCCCTGGTCGTCGACGGGGGTCCCGGAACGGGCAAGACAGTGGTCGCGCTGCATCGCGCCGCGTATCTCCTCCACGCCGATGCGCGGCTCGGTGAAGGGCACGGCGGCGTGCTCGTCGTCGGGCCGCACGAGCCGTACCTCGCCTTCGTGGCCGACGTGCTGCCCGCGCTCGGCGAGGACAGCGTGCAGACCTGCACGCTGCGCGACCTGGTGCGCGAGGGAGCGGATGCCGCGCCGGAGGGCGACCCGCGCATCGCGCGGCTGAAGGCGGATGCGCGGCTGGTCGACGCGATCGAGCCGGCGGTGCGCCTGTACGAGGAGCCGCCGACCCGCGATCTCGTCGTGGCGACGCCGTGGATGGACCTGCTCGTGACCGCGACGGACTGGGCGGAGTCCTTCGCGTCGGCCGAGCCCGGGCTCCCCCACAACGATGCGCGCGATCAGGTGTGGGAGAGCCTGCTCGACATCCTCGCCGATCAGGTCGACCCCGACGCAGTCGCCCCGCATCTGCTGCGCCGGGCCCTGGTGCAGAACGAGGAGCTCGGCCGCGCGTTCACGCGTGCGTGGCCGCTGGTGGAGGCATCCGTTCTCGTGGCCGACCTCTGGACGGTGCCGGCGTACCTGCGGCGGTGCGCGCCGTGGCTGAGCCCCGACGAGGTCGCGGCGCTGCAGCGCCCGGCGGGGTCGGCGTGGACGCTCGCCGACCTGCCGCTGCTCGATGCCGCGCGGCGGCGACTGGGCGACCCCGCGGCATCCCGCGACCGTCGCGTGCGCCGGGCCCGGCTCGACGCCGAACGCGAGTACATGGCGCAGGTCGTCGACCGGCTGAAGGAGGCCGGCGACGAGCTGATGCAGTGGATGGACGGCGATGACCTGCGCAACAGCCTGGTCGACGAAGCTGTGCTGACACCGCGCGATGCCGATCTGCTCGCCGGGCCGTTCGCCCATGTGATCGTCGATGAGGCGCAGGAGCTCACCGATGCGCAATGGCGGATGCTGCTCGCCCGCTGCCCCTCGCGGAGCTTCACCATCGTGGGTGATCGCGCCCAGGCTCGCCACGGCTTCACCGAGTCGTGGGAGGAGCGCCTCGACCGCGTCGGATTCACGCGGGTTCGCCGGGCCGAACTGCGGGTGAACTACCGCACGCCGGCGGAGGTGATGGCCGAGGCGGAGCCGGTCATCCGCGCGGCGATCCCCGACGCGAACGTGCCCACCTCGATCCGATCGAGCGGCATCGCGGTGCGCCGCGGGACGGTCGGCGAGCTTCGGGACGTGCTCGAGGAGTGGCTCGCCGCGCATGCCGAGGGTGTGGCGTGCGTGATCCTGGCTGCCGATGGCGGGGTGCTCAATTGCGGGACGGTCGATGGTGGGGTGCTCAATTGCGGGACGGTCGATGGTGGGGTGCTCGATGGCGGGGCGGTCGATGGCGGGGTGCTCGAGGACGCCGCTGCGCTTCTCGATGAGGCGAAGACAGATGCCGGCTTCTGGAGCGACGTCGCCGACTCGTCACGTGTGCGTGTGCTCACTCCGGAGACGGCGAAGGGGCTCGAGTTCGACCTCGTCGTGCTGGTCGAGCCCGAACGGTTCGGCGACGGGATCGAAGGCGCCGTCGATCGATACGTCGCGATGACGCGCGCGACGTCGACACTGGTCGTTCTCGAGTGA
- a CDS encoding YciI family protein — MKHMLIMRATAEGASRYEEMDFEAVIDAMGRYNEAMITAGVLVAGDGLAPEPGYVVDFEGEAPIVSDGPYGEVHELFNGFWIVQTATAEEALEWAKRCPLGPGAKLEVRRVTDESDFADFADNEYIQKEKEWRAAEAAS, encoded by the coding sequence ATGAAGCACATGCTGATCATGCGGGCCACGGCAGAGGGCGCGTCCCGCTACGAGGAGATGGACTTCGAGGCCGTCATCGACGCGATGGGCCGGTACAACGAGGCCATGATCACCGCCGGCGTGCTGGTCGCGGGCGACGGTCTCGCACCCGAACCGGGCTACGTCGTCGACTTCGAGGGCGAAGCCCCGATCGTCAGCGACGGCCCCTACGGCGAGGTTCACGAGCTGTTCAACGGCTTCTGGATCGTGCAGACCGCGACCGCGGAGGAGGCCCTCGAGTGGGCCAAGCGCTGCCCGCTCGGGCCCGGCGCCAAGCTCGAGGTGCGCCGCGTCACCGACGAGAGCGACTTCGCCGACTTCGCCGACAACGAGTACATCCAGAAGGAGAAGGAGTGGCGCGCCGCCGAGGCCGCATCCTGA
- a CDS encoding PadR family transcriptional regulator, with product MNGQNDDGRFGAGHIPGANWGGQGLWDALDQLREGFEQRFGGAPGPGFGSRMGRGDVRAAVLALLAEQPMHGYQIIHEIEQRSGGLWKPSPGSVYPTLQMLSDEGLISAEESGGKKVYSLTESGRTEAEGADQSAPWESAGMKDAARATALPKAGAKLAQAAATVGRTGTSTQVAEAVAVLDDARRKLYAILAQE from the coding sequence ATGAACGGTCAGAACGACGACGGCCGCTTCGGGGCAGGTCACATCCCCGGAGCGAACTGGGGTGGACAGGGTCTGTGGGACGCGCTCGATCAGCTGCGGGAAGGATTCGAGCAGCGATTCGGCGGGGCGCCTGGTCCGGGCTTCGGCTCGCGAATGGGACGCGGTGACGTGCGCGCGGCGGTGCTCGCGCTCCTCGCCGAGCAGCCGATGCACGGCTACCAGATCATCCACGAGATCGAGCAGCGCAGCGGCGGCCTGTGGAAGCCGAGCCCCGGCTCGGTCTACCCGACGCTGCAGATGCTCTCTGATGAAGGCCTCATCTCCGCCGAGGAGTCGGGGGGCAAGAAGGTGTACTCGCTCACCGAGTCGGGACGCACCGAGGCCGAGGGGGCCGACCAGTCCGCGCCGTGGGAGTCGGCGGGCATGAAGGATGCCGCGCGCGCGACCGCGCTGCCCAAGGCCGGCGCCAAGCTGGCGCAGGCGGCCGCCACGGTCGGCCGCACCGGCACGAGCACCCAGGTGGCCGAGGCCGTCGCCGTGCTCGACGACGCGCGGCGCAAGCTGTACGCGATCCTCGCGCAGGAGTGA
- a CDS encoding nitroreductase family deazaflavin-dependent oxidoreductase, which produces MAWLARRGITPGGVASLTVVGRTSGEPRTVPVTPIAVDGIDYLVAPYGPVAWVHNLRAARVATLQQGRRMQRIEAREVTDAATAARVLQRYVQKTPVVRPVVAAGPEEPLEAFEAIVAEHPVFAYDVSA; this is translated from the coding sequence ATGGCCTGGCTCGCCCGCCGGGGCATCACGCCCGGCGGCGTCGCATCGCTCACCGTCGTGGGTCGCACGAGCGGCGAGCCGCGCACCGTTCCCGTCACGCCCATCGCGGTCGACGGCATCGACTACCTCGTCGCGCCGTATGGGCCGGTCGCCTGGGTGCACAACCTCCGGGCAGCACGTGTCGCGACGCTTCAGCAGGGTCGCCGCATGCAGCGCATCGAGGCGCGAGAGGTGACGGATGCCGCGACCGCGGCACGCGTGCTCCAGCGGTATGTGCAGAAGACGCCGGTCGTCCGTCCGGTCGTCGCCGCGGGGCCGGAGGAGCCGCTCGAGGCTTTCGAGGCCATCGTGGCGGAGCATCCGGTGTTCGCGTACGACGTCTCCGCCTGA
- a CDS encoding ABC1 kinase family protein: MTGARGSRARYRRILRFAGRYMVQAWWFELVLPRVGLASFAARGRTARFQRIARRFHGLAIDLGGLMIKVGQFLSSRLDVLPPEITRELEGLQDEVPPVEFAAIRALAEAELGMPLDRAYAAFDPVPVAAASLGQAHRARLADAEAADAGFADVVVKVQRPGIDEVVAVDLAALRKVAGWLNRVGVVRQHVDLPELVEEFAVTSAEEIDYLHEAGSAERFRETFADDERVAAPEVAWERTTGRVLTLEDVTAIKINDVEGLRAAGIDPSEVADRFASVMFDQLFDRGWFHADPHPGNIFVTPHDDGSWHLTFIDFGMMGEVPDRLRTGLQRVIIAVASRDGARLIESIRDIGVLLPSADTAELERAMTALFARFGGMGFAELQKVDEREFRDFAAQFGDTMRAMPFQLPENFLLIVRAISLTSGMCSSLDPQFNVWDAVEPYAQRLLRAESGNAVQAFAREAVAVAGITARLPRRLDDLVTRIEDGRVAVETPKLDARMRALERMGRRAVAGVVFAGMLVAGAVLHVDGIVFGAVLMWLSTVPAAYALLAGVGRR; encoded by the coding sequence ATGACCGGTGCCCGGGGCTCGCGCGCCCGCTACCGCCGCATCCTGCGGTTCGCCGGGCGGTACATGGTGCAGGCGTGGTGGTTCGAACTCGTGCTGCCGCGGGTGGGCCTGGCGTCCTTCGCCGCACGCGGTCGGACGGCGCGGTTCCAGCGGATCGCCCGCCGGTTCCACGGCCTCGCGATCGACCTCGGCGGGCTCATGATCAAGGTCGGGCAGTTCCTCTCGTCGCGCCTCGACGTGCTTCCCCCCGAGATCACCCGCGAGCTCGAAGGGCTTCAGGACGAGGTGCCCCCGGTGGAGTTCGCCGCGATCCGCGCGCTCGCCGAAGCGGAGCTCGGGATGCCGCTCGATCGGGCGTACGCCGCGTTCGATCCGGTGCCGGTCGCCGCGGCATCCCTCGGTCAGGCGCACCGGGCCCGGCTGGCCGACGCCGAGGCCGCCGACGCGGGCTTCGCCGACGTCGTCGTCAAGGTGCAGCGCCCGGGGATCGACGAGGTCGTCGCGGTCGACCTCGCGGCACTCCGCAAGGTCGCCGGGTGGCTCAACCGCGTCGGCGTGGTGCGCCAGCACGTCGACCTCCCCGAGCTCGTCGAGGAGTTCGCCGTCACGAGCGCGGAGGAGATCGACTACCTCCACGAGGCGGGCAGCGCCGAGCGCTTCCGCGAGACCTTCGCCGACGACGAGCGGGTCGCGGCGCCCGAGGTGGCGTGGGAGCGCACCACGGGGCGCGTGCTCACCTTGGAAGACGTCACGGCGATCAAGATCAACGACGTCGAGGGCCTGCGGGCCGCCGGCATCGATCCGTCGGAGGTGGCCGACCGCTTCGCATCCGTCATGTTCGACCAGCTGTTCGATCGGGGCTGGTTCCACGCCGATCCGCACCCGGGGAACATCTTCGTCACCCCGCACGACGACGGATCGTGGCACCTGACCTTCATCGACTTCGGGATGATGGGCGAGGTCCCTGATCGCCTCCGCACCGGGCTGCAGCGGGTCATCATCGCGGTCGCCTCGCGCGACGGCGCCCGGCTCATCGAGAGCATCCGCGACATCGGCGTGCTGCTGCCGAGCGCCGACACCGCCGAGCTCGAGCGCGCGATGACGGCCCTGTTCGCCCGGTTCGGCGGCATGGGGTTCGCCGAGTTGCAGAAGGTCGACGAGCGCGAGTTCCGCGACTTCGCGGCGCAGTTCGGCGACACGATGCGGGCGATGCCGTTCCAGCTGCCCGAGAACTTCCTGCTCATCGTGCGGGCGATCTCGCTCACCTCGGGCATGTGCAGTTCGCTCGATCCGCAGTTCAACGTCTGGGATGCCGTGGAGCCGTACGCGCAGCGCCTGCTGCGCGCCGAGAGCGGCAACGCCGTGCAGGCGTTCGCCCGTGAGGCGGTGGCCGTCGCCGGCATCACCGCTCGGCTGCCCCGACGTCTCGACGACCTCGTGACGCGCATCGAGGACGGACGCGTGGCCGTCGAGACACCGAAGCTGGATGCGCGCATGCGCGCGCTCGAGCGGATGGGTCGCCGAGCGGTCGCCGGGGTCGTGTTCGCCGGGATGCTCGTCGCCGGCGCCGTGCTGCACGTCGACGGCATCGTGTTCGGCGCGGTGCTGATGTGGCTGTCGACGGTGCCGGCGGCGTACGCGCTGCTGGCCGGGGTGGGGCGGCGCTGA
- a CDS encoding HNH endonuclease signature motif containing protein, translating into MADVGEPTPEQQGSDPGGDDWERFAEDCRPDALDLVREVDVMMAVYAAQRAVRVNAMRREALVDAAHDGRRQTDVVERAVRLEIAMALRVTEYAAGALITRAEALVNRYRPALDALSEGRITERHSDLLVDALDDVEPQYRSTILPRALAIAEAEPVGRFRRLLSKLIEAVRYESLAQRHEAALVQRRLVVEPAPDGMAWLVLLAPAVEVQAAHGRVTRMAKVLAAAEGESRTLDQLRADIVGDLLVDGVTGDHPREASGVRATVSVTVPVLSLLEGCVRIGGAADGDGAAAAEAGAGSGAGAGAGSGAGAGAGAGSGADAGARSGAGAGDPSGGGVTPVPTWHELPIVEGVGPIPLDRARELCGGAEGWMRVLTHPETGAVLSVGRELYRPPPSLRRLVRWRADRCLAPGCSIPASRCEIDHTVAWEHGGTTSIDNLAPLCRGHHMVKHHGGWSVRQVGGAGELEWTSPAGRVYRVQPERAMPVFRPSVEPAPF; encoded by the coding sequence ATGGCAGACGTCGGCGAACCCACACCGGAACAGCAGGGTTCCGACCCGGGTGGTGACGACTGGGAGCGGTTCGCCGAGGACTGCCGACCCGACGCGCTCGATCTCGTCCGCGAGGTCGATGTGATGATGGCCGTCTACGCGGCGCAGCGCGCGGTGCGGGTGAATGCGATGCGACGCGAGGCTCTGGTCGACGCCGCGCACGACGGTCGCCGTCAGACCGACGTGGTCGAGCGGGCCGTGCGGCTCGAGATCGCGATGGCGCTGCGTGTCACCGAGTACGCAGCCGGGGCGCTGATCACCCGCGCCGAGGCTCTGGTGAATCGGTATCGGCCTGCGCTCGATGCCCTCTCCGAGGGGCGCATCACGGAGCGGCACTCCGACCTGCTGGTCGATGCCCTCGACGATGTCGAGCCGCAGTATCGATCGACGATCCTGCCCCGGGCGCTTGCGATCGCCGAGGCGGAGCCCGTCGGCCGGTTTCGTCGACTGCTCTCGAAGCTGATCGAGGCCGTGCGATACGAGTCGCTCGCGCAACGGCACGAAGCTGCCCTGGTGCAGCGACGGCTGGTGGTCGAGCCGGCGCCCGATGGCATGGCCTGGCTGGTGCTTCTCGCACCCGCCGTAGAGGTGCAGGCCGCCCACGGTCGGGTGACGCGCATGGCGAAGGTTCTCGCAGCTGCGGAGGGGGAGTCGCGGACGCTCGATCAGCTGCGTGCCGACATCGTCGGCGACCTGCTCGTGGACGGCGTGACCGGCGACCACCCGCGCGAGGCGTCGGGCGTTCGTGCGACGGTCTCCGTCACCGTTCCGGTGCTCTCGCTGCTCGAGGGCTGCGTGCGGATCGGCGGTGCGGCTGACGGCGACGGCGCGGCTGCGGCTGAAGCGGGCGCTGGTTCTGGTGCCGGTGCCGGTGCTGGATCGGGTGCTGGTGCCGGTGCTGGTGCTGGATCGGGTGCTGATGCCGGTGCTCGATCTGGTGCGGGCGCGGGCGATCCGAGCGGAGGCGGGGTGACGCCCGTTCCCACGTGGCACGAGCTGCCGATCGTCGAGGGCGTTGGCCCGATCCCGCTCGATCGGGCGCGGGAGCTGTGCGGAGGTGCGGAAGGCTGGATGCGGGTGCTCACGCATCCCGAGACGGGGGCTGTGCTGTCGGTCGGGCGAGAGCTCTATCGTCCGCCGCCCTCGTTGCGACGGCTGGTGCGGTGGCGAGCGGACCGATGCTTGGCTCCCGGGTGCTCGATCCCAGCGTCCCGGTGCGAGATCGACCACACGGTGGCCTGGGAGCACGGCGGCACGACATCGATCGACAATCTCGCTCCGCTGTGCCGCGGGCACCACATGGTCAAACATCACGGCGGCTGGTCGGTGCGCCAGGTCGGCGGTGCCGGCGAGCTCGAATGGACCTCACCTGCGGGGCGGGTGTACCGGGTGCAGCCCGAGCGCGCGATGCCCGTGTTCCGTCCGTCGGTCGAGCCGGCCCCGTTCTGA
- a CDS encoding GNAT family N-acetyltransferase, translating into MTMTVRPVEPRDAEAWAELYAGYRRFYRLAEDAGAVETTWRWVRDGEHGMVGLIAVDGDVPVALANLRWFARPSSATMALYLDDLFTAPAARGKGAGALLLEAAAGLAADGGASVVRWITAADNATARSLYDSHAVATQWVTYDMKPKPRG; encoded by the coding sequence ATGACGATGACGGTGCGGCCGGTCGAGCCGCGGGATGCCGAGGCCTGGGCCGAGCTGTACGCGGGGTATCGCCGGTTCTATCGGCTCGCCGAGGATGCGGGTGCTGTCGAGACGACGTGGCGCTGGGTGCGCGACGGCGAGCACGGCATGGTCGGACTCATCGCCGTCGATGGAGACGTACCGGTGGCTCTCGCCAACCTGCGCTGGTTCGCGCGCCCGTCGTCGGCGACTATGGCGCTGTATCTGGACGACCTGTTCACGGCGCCGGCGGCTCGAGGGAAGGGTGCCGGGGCTCTGCTGCTCGAGGCGGCTGCGGGTCTGGCAGCCGACGGCGGAGCGAGCGTCGTGCGATGGATCACGGCGGCCGACAATGCGACGGCGCGCTCGCTCTACGACAGCCACGCAGTGGCGACGCAGTGGGTCACCTACGACATGAAACCGAAGCCGCGGGGCTGA